Proteins co-encoded in one Afipia sp. P52-10 genomic window:
- the glgB gene encoding 1,4-alpha-glucan branching protein GlgB, with protein MSNLPAEAHAILRGHHSDPFSYLGRHEENGHSIVRAYLPDASHVEVISASGATCPMTRIHNGGLFAGELPDGADRYRLRARFGNETVEIEDPYRFPPILSDFDLYLLGEGTHQRLYDKLGAHPLTRDDVNGIGFVVFAPNARSVSVVGDFNLWNSHQHPMRVRGKGYWELFVPGAKAGDRYKFAIRSRAGKHLPQKADPLAFAAEVRPKTASIVFDVEALPQPAPVQADINALSSPVSIYEVHLGSWQRKTDNSWLTYRELAETLPAYASDLGFTHVELMPISEHPFDGSWGYQPTGLFAPTSRFGSPDDFAHLIDACHRAGLGVLVDWVPGHFPDDPHGLGQFDGTALYEHANPMQGRHLDWGTLIYNYGRTEVVNLLVANALFWLDRYGIDGLRVDAVASMLYLDYSRPAGGWIPNKYGGRENLEAIEFLRRFNREVFARFPHATTIAEESTAWPNVSRPIEYGGLGFGYKWNMGWMHDTLNYISKDPVHRKHHHDQILFGLHYAFSENFILPLSHDEVVHGKRSILGRMPGDAWQRFANLRAYYGFMYGHPGKKLLFMGAEFGQEREWNHDHSLDWHLLENERHRGVQSLIRDLNRLYRSTPALHDLDCHPTGFEWLITSDVNRSVFAWMRKSRNGHDQCLVVANFTPNVYHDYKIRVPFAGQWRELLNTDSRYYGGSDVGNRGSLQTSAGALPHLQLTIPPLAVIFLTPDSR; from the coding sequence ATGAGCAATCTTCCCGCCGAAGCGCATGCCATTCTCCGCGGTCATCACTCGGACCCGTTCAGCTATCTGGGTCGGCACGAGGAGAACGGTCATAGTATCGTCCGGGCCTACCTGCCAGATGCGTCTCATGTCGAGGTCATCAGCGCGTCGGGCGCGACGTGTCCGATGACGCGCATTCATAACGGTGGTCTGTTTGCAGGTGAGCTCCCGGACGGCGCCGATCGCTACCGCCTACGGGCCCGTTTCGGCAACGAGACCGTCGAGATCGAAGACCCTTACCGCTTCCCGCCCATCCTATCCGATTTTGACCTGTACTTGCTGGGCGAGGGCACACATCAGCGTCTCTATGACAAGCTCGGCGCTCATCCGCTCACACGTGACGACGTGAATGGCATCGGATTCGTCGTGTTTGCCCCGAACGCACGCAGTGTCTCGGTGGTCGGCGATTTCAACCTTTGGAATTCTCACCAGCATCCGATGCGGGTGCGCGGCAAGGGTTATTGGGAGCTGTTCGTACCGGGAGCAAAGGCGGGTGATCGCTACAAGTTCGCGATCCGCAGCCGGGCCGGCAAACACCTCCCTCAGAAGGCTGACCCCCTCGCCTTCGCTGCCGAGGTGCGCCCGAAGACCGCATCGATCGTCTTTGATGTGGAGGCCCTGCCGCAACCCGCTCCAGTACAGGCCGACATCAACGCGCTGAGCTCTCCGGTCTCGATCTATGAAGTTCACCTCGGTTCGTGGCAACGCAAGACCGACAACAGCTGGTTGACCTACCGCGAACTCGCCGAAACGCTGCCAGCCTATGCCAGCGATCTCGGCTTCACGCATGTCGAGCTGATGCCGATCAGTGAACATCCGTTCGATGGATCATGGGGCTATCAACCCACCGGTCTGTTCGCCCCCACCAGCCGGTTCGGATCGCCCGACGACTTTGCTCACCTGATCGACGCCTGCCATCGCGCAGGCCTTGGCGTCCTGGTCGACTGGGTACCCGGCCATTTCCCCGACGATCCGCACGGCCTCGGCCAATTCGACGGCACCGCGCTTTATGAGCACGCCAATCCGATGCAAGGGCGCCACCTGGACTGGGGCACCCTGATCTACAACTACGGACGAACCGAGGTGGTCAATCTCCTGGTCGCCAACGCCCTGTTCTGGCTTGACCGCTATGGCATCGACGGACTGCGCGTCGATGCCGTCGCCTCGATGCTCTATCTCGACTACAGCCGTCCGGCCGGAGGCTGGATCCCCAACAAGTACGGCGGCCGCGAAAACCTGGAGGCGATCGAATTCCTACGCCGCTTCAACCGCGAGGTCTTCGCCCGCTTTCCGCACGCAACCACCATCGCCGAAGAGTCGACCGCCTGGCCGAACGTCTCTCGCCCGATTGAATACGGCGGCCTGGGCTTCGGTTACAAATGGAATATGGGATGGATGCACGACACGCTGAATTACATCAGCAAGGATCCTGTTCATCGCAAGCATCATCATGATCAGATCCTATTCGGCTTACACTATGCCTTCTCGGAAAACTTCATCCTACCGCTGTCGCACGACGAAGTCGTACACGGCAAGCGCTCCATCCTCGGCCGCATGCCGGGCGATGCGTGGCAGCGGTTCGCCAACCTGCGCGCGTACTACGGCTTCATGTACGGCCATCCCGGCAAAAAGCTCCTGTTCATGGGCGCGGAGTTCGGTCAGGAGCGAGAATGGAATCATGATCACTCGTTGGATTGGCACCTGCTTGAGAACGAACGGCATCGTGGCGTGCAGAGTCTGATCCGCGACTTGAACCGGCTCTATCGCAGCACACCCGCGTTGCATGATCTCGATTGCCACCCGACCGGATTCGAATGGCTGATCACATCCGACGTCAACCGCAGCGTCTTCGCATGGATGCGCAAGAGCCGCAACGGTCATGATCAATGTCTGGTGGTTGCGAACTTCACGCCCAATGTCTACCACG
- the treS gene encoding maltose alpha-D-glucosyltransferase, with the protein MNKLAPIATAQYTAADALWYKDAIVYQLHVKAFADSNNDGVGDFPGLTSKLDYLQDLGVTTIWLLPFYPSPGRDDGYDIADYGAINPEFGTMKDFRRFIAEAKRRGLRVITELVINHTSDQHPWFRRARRSPPGSSARNWYVWSDTDQRYLQTRIIFTDTEKSNWTWDAEAKAYYWHRFFSHQPDLNFDNPRVVSAVAQVMKRWLDAGVDGFRLDAIPYLCEREGTSNENLPETHAIIKQLRSQLDAYASGKVLLAEANQWPEDVQQYFGDGDECHMAYHFPLMPRIYMAIAQEDRFPIVDILRQTPDIPTSCQWAMFLRNHDELTLEMVTDIERDYLWSTYAADPRARINLGIRRRLAPLMDNDRRKIELMNSLLMSFPGTPIVYYGDEIGMGDNIYLGDRNGVRTPMQWSPDRNGGFSRCDPARLYAPPVMDAVYGYETVNVEAQSRSLSSLLNWMKKLIAVRKSSPAFGRGGMTFVRSSNNAVLAYLRTYKDEAILCVANLSRSAQASELDLSPWKGRSPVEMLGRTTFPDIGELPYLITLSPYGFYWFQLTEKPVSPNLPPVITPDFQTLVVPAGATWETLSRTRTVFERDVLPPFLARSRWFPERSARAITTAVTATIPLSSAEHGRPWLVLFEATTHGGTGRYALPVQIVWDRLDRRNFDPKALAAVRQGAREGTLLDIASNSMFISGLLDDLRRQARLREGDHGMIFVPTERLLSAPVEPVEIVRAVETEQTNTTALVDDRYVIKFYRKIEHGLNPEIEVGRFLTDVAGFANTPALLGHLEVEGPGLQSAVAIVHAFVENQGDAWTLTSTALDRFIEEEKLVGATDVTPANDEKSAYQLYMMQIGKRVAEMHLALASRDEIEDFRPQHTSQADVDRWIDGILSRAEHVYARLEAAPLNSRDVPLVQALVGVRAGLRDRLVAMSSDLTAIHSIRHHGDFHLGQILIVKDDVYIIDFEGEPRRTLAERRTKAPAARDVAGLIRSIDYSVNAALERALKMSPAEDTRLRQCLADWRDLSTKTFQQAYRATMTDTRLWPTDSAGADNVLQFFLLEKAFYEIEYELAHRPDWLGMALSGALRILGEEPRL; encoded by the coding sequence ATGAACAAGCTGGCTCCGATTGCCACCGCTCAATACACCGCTGCCGATGCACTCTGGTATAAGGATGCCATCGTCTACCAGCTCCATGTGAAAGCTTTTGCCGATAGCAACAACGACGGCGTTGGCGATTTTCCCGGGCTGACCAGCAAGCTGGACTACCTGCAGGATCTCGGCGTCACCACGATCTGGTTGTTACCGTTCTATCCCTCGCCGGGGCGCGACGACGGTTACGACATCGCCGACTATGGCGCGATCAATCCCGAGTTCGGCACGATGAAGGACTTCCGCCGCTTCATCGCCGAGGCGAAGCGGCGCGGCCTGCGCGTCATCACCGAGCTCGTCATCAACCACACCTCGGACCAGCACCCCTGGTTCCGGCGCGCCCGGCGCAGCCCACCGGGTTCAAGCGCTCGCAACTGGTATGTCTGGAGCGACACCGATCAGCGTTATCTGCAGACGCGGATTATCTTTACCGACACCGAAAAGTCGAACTGGACCTGGGACGCGGAAGCCAAAGCCTATTACTGGCATCGCTTCTTCTCCCACCAACCGGACCTCAATTTCGACAATCCGCGCGTCGTCAGCGCCGTCGCGCAGGTGATGAAGCGCTGGCTCGACGCCGGCGTAGATGGCTTCCGGCTCGATGCGATCCCTTATCTTTGCGAACGCGAGGGAACATCCAACGAAAACCTTCCGGAAACGCACGCAATCATCAAGCAACTGCGCAGTCAGCTCGACGCTTACGCGAGCGGCAAGGTCTTGCTCGCCGAAGCCAATCAATGGCCCGAGGACGTGCAGCAGTATTTCGGCGACGGGGACGAATGCCACATGGCCTATCACTTCCCGCTGATGCCGCGCATCTACATGGCGATCGCCCAGGAAGATCGTTTTCCGATCGTCGATATCCTGCGTCAGACACCCGATATTCCCACAAGCTGTCAGTGGGCAATGTTCCTGCGCAACCACGATGAGCTGACCTTGGAAATGGTCACCGATATCGAGCGTGACTACCTCTGGTCCACCTATGCTGCCGATCCGCGCGCCCGCATCAATCTCGGCATCCGTCGCCGCCTCGCACCGCTGATGGACAACGATCGCCGCAAGATCGAGCTGATGAACTCGCTGTTGATGTCGTTTCCGGGCACACCGATCGTCTACTACGGCGACGAGATCGGCATGGGCGACAACATCTATCTCGGCGACCGCAACGGCGTGCGCACCCCGATGCAATGGTCGCCCGATCGTAACGGCGGCTTCTCCCGTTGTGATCCGGCGCGCCTCTATGCACCGCCCGTCATGGACGCGGTCTATGGCTACGAGACCGTCAACGTCGAGGCCCAATCACGAAGCCTGTCGTCGCTTCTGAACTGGATGAAGAAGCTGATCGCAGTTCGAAAATCCAGCCCCGCTTTCGGTCGCGGCGGCATGACGTTCGTGCGGTCTTCCAACAATGCCGTGCTGGCTTACCTTCGCACCTACAAAGACGAGGCCATCCTGTGCGTCGCCAACCTGTCGCGCTCGGCCCAGGCATCCGAACTCGATCTGTCGCCGTGGAAGGGCCGTTCACCCGTTGAAATGCTCGGACGTACGACATTTCCCGATATCGGCGAGCTGCCTTATCTGATCACGCTCAGCCCTTACGGCTTTTATTGGTTTCAGCTGACGGAGAAACCTGTTTCGCCAAACTTGCCCCCGGTGATCACGCCGGATTTCCAGACGCTGGTTGTTCCCGCCGGTGCGACCTGGGAAACATTGAGCCGCACCCGCACGGTCTTCGAGCGCGACGTCCTGCCGCCCTTCCTCGCCCGCTCGCGCTGGTTCCCCGAGCGATCGGCACGCGCCATCACAACCGCCGTGACCGCGACGATCCCGCTTTCTTCGGCAGAACACGGACGCCCCTGGCTGGTTCTCTTCGAAGCCACCACACATGGCGGCACCGGCCGTTATGCGCTACCGGTGCAGATCGTCTGGGACCGACTGGACCGTCGCAACTTCGACCCGAAGGCTTTGGCCGCGGTCCGACAAGGCGCGCGCGAAGGCACGCTCCTGGACATTGCGAGCAACTCGATGTTCATCTCAGGCCTGCTCGATGACCTGCGGCGTCAAGCCCGTCTTCGGGAAGGCGACCACGGAATGATCTTCGTCCCGACCGAGCGCCTCCTGAGTGCGCCGGTCGAACCAGTCGAGATCGTGCGCGCGGTCGAAACCGAACAAACCAATACGACAGCACTGGTCGACGATCGATATGTCATCAAGTTCTATCGCAAGATCGAACACGGCTTGAATCCGGAAATCGAGGTTGGCCGCTTTCTCACCGACGTTGCCGGCTTTGCGAATACGCCTGCGCTGCTTGGCCACCTCGAAGTCGAAGGACCTGGCCTGCAAAGCGCCGTCGCTATTGTTCATGCCTTCGTCGAGAACCAAGGCGATGCCTGGACCTTGACCAGCACTGCACTCGATCGCTTCATTGAAGAAGAGAAGCTGGTCGGTGCCACTGACGTAACGCCCGCGAACGACGAGAAATCGGCCTATCAACTTTACATGATGCAGATCGGAAAACGCGTCGCAGAGATGCATTTGGCGCTGGCCAGTCGCGACGAGATCGAAGACTTCCGGCCACAGCATACAAGCCAAGCTGACGTCGATCGCTGGATCGACGGCATTCTCTCTCGGGCAGAACACGTTTACGCTCGGCTGGAAGCTGCTCCGTTGAACAGCCGCGATGTGCCCCTCGTGCAAGCGCTGGTCGGTGTGCGCGCCGGCTTGCGGGATCGACTTGTTGCGATGAGCTCCGATCTCACAGCGATCCACTCGATCCGTCATCATGGCGATTTTCACCTGGGCCAGATTCTGATCGTCAAAGACGACGTCTATATCATCGACTTCGAAGGCGAACCGCGTCGGACGCTCGCTGAGCGGCGCACAAAAGCTCCGGCAGCACGCGACGTAGCAGGCTTGATCCGCTCGATCGATTATTCGGTCAATGCGGCCTTGGAGCGCGCACTCAAAATGTCACCGGCGGAGGACACTCGCCTGCGTCAATGCCTGGCAGACTGGCGCGATCTCTCCACAAAGACATTCCAGCAGGCATACCGCGCGACGATGACCGACACGCGGCTCTGGCCAACGGATTCTGCCGGTGCCGACAACGTGCTGCAATTCTTCCTGCTCGAGAAGGCATTCTATGAGATCGAGTATGAGCTCGCGCATCGGCCGGACTGGTTGGGTATGGCTTTAAGCGGTGCGCTCCGCATCCTTGGCGAGGAGCCCCGCCTATGA